The following coding sequences lie in one Rothia sp. SD9660Na genomic window:
- the secD gene encoding protein translocase subunit SecD gives MAQPSHATKARGALASMALVLLLLAGGIFGTTFAGGTWLPKLALDLSGGTQLILSPETNDSSGEEITAEQLDQAVEIIRQRVDGAGVAEAEVTTQSGQNVVVSVPGTLSSETRDLIQTSAQMSFRAVINAGTPQAVTADATAAEDALPSPTAEPTDGSDYNWVTGDLWRQYEQLDCTIPANVDTTNQDPNAAIVACASDGSEKYILGPIEIEGTDIETASYSQVASSTGYATGQWGVNIVFNEAATQTFKDVTTRLNAIRGTNASDPRARFAIMLDGQVLSSPVTQAVITNGQPQITGNFTEEEAANLAEQLKYGALPISFTIQSEQQISATLGADQLKMGLIAGLIGLLLVFIYSLFQYRLVGLVNITSIIVAGLLSYGVIVLLGHLMNYRLSLAGVAGLIVSIGLMADSFIVYFERIRDEIRAGRTIPAGIDHGWLRAKRTILASKAVNLLAAVVLYFASVGNVRGFAFTLGLTAVSDLLITFLFIHPLMVLLGRKDYFRNGGRFSGMDPVALGSTPLYRGAGRIRTSEEADGSLSLAERKRRERLAAEAAEAEAAQGSADVEPLPAADSTTTEEARRG, from the coding sequence ATGGCTCAACCATCCCACGCCACCAAAGCCAGAGGGGCACTTGCCTCGATGGCCCTGGTGTTGCTTTTACTGGCCGGAGGGATCTTCGGCACGACCTTTGCCGGGGGCACCTGGCTTCCCAAACTGGCTCTCGACCTTTCTGGCGGCACCCAGCTGATTCTCTCGCCAGAGACCAACGATTCCTCTGGCGAGGAAATTACTGCTGAGCAGCTCGACCAGGCTGTTGAAATTATCCGCCAGCGCGTCGATGGCGCGGGCGTGGCGGAAGCTGAAGTGACCACCCAGTCGGGCCAGAACGTCGTGGTTTCTGTGCCCGGCACTTTGAGCTCAGAAACCCGCGATCTGATTCAGACCTCGGCGCAAATGAGCTTCCGCGCGGTCATCAACGCTGGCACCCCGCAGGCGGTTACGGCGGACGCTACCGCTGCCGAGGACGCCCTGCCCTCACCGACGGCTGAACCCACCGACGGGTCCGACTACAACTGGGTGACAGGCGACCTTTGGCGCCAGTACGAGCAGCTGGACTGCACTATCCCCGCCAATGTGGATACCACCAACCAGGATCCCAATGCCGCCATTGTTGCTTGCGCATCAGATGGTAGTGAGAAGTACATCCTGGGCCCCATCGAAATCGAGGGTACCGATATCGAGACAGCCTCCTACTCCCAGGTGGCTAGCTCAACCGGTTACGCGACCGGCCAGTGGGGCGTGAATATCGTCTTCAACGAGGCTGCTACCCAGACCTTTAAGGACGTCACCACCCGCCTGAACGCTATTCGCGGCACCAACGCGTCCGACCCCCGCGCCCGTTTTGCCATTATGCTGGACGGTCAGGTGCTCTCTTCCCCGGTCACCCAGGCAGTGATTACCAACGGCCAGCCTCAGATCACCGGTAACTTTACCGAAGAAGAGGCAGCCAACCTGGCTGAGCAGCTCAAGTACGGTGCCCTGCCCATTAGCTTCACTATCCAGTCGGAGCAGCAGATTTCTGCAACTCTGGGTGCTGACCAGCTGAAGATGGGTCTGATTGCTGGTCTGATCGGCCTGCTGCTGGTGTTTATCTACTCCCTCTTCCAGTACCGTCTGGTGGGCCTGGTTAACATCACCTCGATTATTGTTGCGGGCCTGCTCTCCTACGGTGTGATTGTGTTGCTGGGCCACCTGATGAACTACCGCTTGTCACTGGCGGGGGTAGCCGGTCTGATTGTATCCATCGGTCTGATGGCAGACTCTTTCATTGTCTACTTTGAACGTATTCGCGATGAGATTCGTGCCGGCCGTACCATCCCTGCCGGTATCGACCACGGCTGGCTGCGCGCCAAGCGCACCATTTTGGCCTCTAAAGCCGTGAACCTGCTGGCCGCTGTAGTGCTTTACTTCGCCTCGGTCGGTAACGTGCGCGGCTTTGCCTTCACCCTGGGTCTCACCGCTGTTTCAGACCTGCTTATCACCTTCCTTTTCATCCACCCGCTTATGGTTCTGCTGGGTCGCAAGGACTACTTCCGTAACGGCGGCCGCTTCTCTGGCATGGACCCAGTAGCCCTTGGCTCCACCCCGCTCTACCGTGGTGCGGGGCGCATCCGCACCTCTGAAGAAGCTGACGGTTCCCTCTCCCTGGCTGAGCGCAAACGCCGCGAGCGCCTGGCCGCTGAGGCAGCTGAAGCTGAAGCGGCGCAGGGGAGTGCTGATGTGGAGCCCCTGCCTGCCGCAGATTCCACCACTACCGAGGAGGCTCGCCGTGGCTAA
- the secF gene encoding protein translocase subunit SecF, whose amino-acid sequence MANKLAQFGNELHSGQRSFGFVPKRRLWLTIALALVVLAALVPVVRGGFNLGIEFRGGSEFTVSQVVDTDISIGQQAIADAAPEATDVRVTNIAAGTVRAQMSELTDDETLAVGQALQSAYGVSADQVTSSFVGPTWGAGVTRQALVGLVWFILLVMIGMALYFRTWKMSVSAIAGLIFTIVTTVGLYALIGFEITPSAIIGFLTVLSYSLYDTVVVFDKIRENTEGLEKRRDTTFAEQVNLAVNQTLVRSINTSIVGILPVGSILFIGALLLGAGTLKDLSLALFVGIIIGTLGTLFVAAPAYAALRLGEKGVREHTELVRRARQGQVEEGDEREDVDAQPAAPVMVTVHSVNLDSK is encoded by the coding sequence GTGGCTAATAAACTCGCTCAGTTCGGTAATGAACTGCATTCTGGTCAGCGGTCGTTTGGGTTTGTGCCTAAGCGTCGTTTGTGGCTGACGATTGCCCTGGCTCTGGTTGTGCTGGCGGCCCTGGTGCCGGTGGTGCGCGGTGGCTTCAATCTGGGTATTGAGTTCCGCGGTGGTTCTGAGTTCACCGTGTCGCAGGTGGTCGATACCGATATTTCTATCGGTCAGCAGGCGATTGCGGACGCCGCTCCCGAGGCTACCGATGTGCGCGTCACTAATATCGCTGCGGGTACCGTGCGGGCTCAGATGAGTGAGCTGACGGACGATGAGACTCTGGCAGTGGGCCAGGCCCTGCAGTCGGCCTACGGTGTGAGCGCTGACCAGGTGACTTCGTCCTTCGTGGGCCCTACCTGGGGTGCCGGGGTGACCCGGCAGGCTCTGGTGGGTCTGGTCTGGTTTATCCTGCTGGTGATGATCGGTATGGCCCTGTACTTCCGCACTTGGAAGATGTCGGTCTCGGCAATTGCTGGCCTGATCTTTACCATCGTGACCACCGTGGGCCTGTACGCTCTCATCGGTTTTGAGATTACCCCCAGTGCGATTATCGGCTTCCTGACCGTGTTGAGCTACTCTCTCTACGACACCGTGGTGGTTTTCGATAAGATTCGTGAGAATACCGAGGGGCTAGAGAAGCGCCGCGATACTACCTTTGCTGAGCAGGTGAATTTGGCGGTCAATCAGACCCTGGTGCGCTCAATCAACACCTCGATTGTGGGTATTTTGCCGGTGGGCTCGATTCTCTTCATCGGTGCCCTGCTCCTGGGCGCGGGTACTCTCAAGGACCTCTCGCTGGCTCTCTTCGTCGGTATCATTATCGGCACCCTGGGCACCCTCTTTGTGGCGGCTCCTGCCTACGCTGCCCTGCGTCTGGGCGAGAAGGGCGTGCGTGAGCATACCGAGCTCGTCCGCCGGGCCCGCCAGGGGCAGGTAGAAGAGGGCGATGAGCGCGAGGACGTCGACGCGCAGCCGGCTGCCCCGGTGATGGTCACCGTGCATTCGGTTAACCTCGATAGCAAGTAG
- a CDS encoding bifunctional (p)ppGpp synthetase/guanosine-3',5'-bis(diphosphate) 3'-pyrophosphohydrolase, whose product MSRSEESTQKVAQAGEKRPVRGSHRVMSASGRVPTRLVFGREQPEGPAPRFSPVLAPVIRTVKKYHPEEDLEVLQRAFQVANHYHRGQKRKSGDPYITHPVAVTTILAEIGATGPVLVAGLLHDTVEDTDYTQEQLTADFGPEVAYLVDGVTKLDKVSYGDNAPIETIRKLVISMSQDVRVLLIKLADRLHNARTWRFVSGASAARKAEETLQIYAPLAHRLGLNTIKWELEDLSFAAMSPDIYAEIVRMVGERTPKLEKYLAEARVTIEDRLAQVGLEATVTGRPKHYYSIHQKMKTKGKSFDDINDILAVRIMVEDENDCYTALGHVMSLWMAVPGRFKDYIKQPKHNHYQSLHMTVHGPGGLPLEIQIRTYKMHEEAEYGVAAHWRYKAASRGEKVDLSFKEPGTQTAAFNIGILQSISEISNSNPESEQFYQQLSERLETDEIVVLTPQGKPISLPVGSTPVDFAYAIHTEVGDRTIGAKVNGKLVPLHTELETASTVEIQTTKDENHAPSEDWLKFVRTSKARTKIRQHYAKGRRIEAMNRGKERVVKAMRQHELPLTKMMTPELMLQVAQDLHKHDVATLYHAVGENEVETQAVITSLVNLYYGEDEVDQTVELDSFDASLVSNRRSVGDDNGVVVPGAEGILTKIARCCTPVPPDDIVGIVTRLQGISVHRTDCPNVLSQADDPRQTAVEWASNSNSVYRVSIQVEGIDRKALLSDTIRVISEAGCNIVDAKVHTSDERFVVNRYTVELSDRFMMEHLLNQIRNVPGIYNAYRLTGSRPLMNQHG is encoded by the coding sequence ATGAGCCGGTCAGAAGAGAGCACTCAGAAGGTAGCCCAGGCAGGGGAGAAGCGGCCGGTTCGTGGGTCGCACCGGGTCATGTCTGCTTCGGGGCGCGTGCCCACTCGCCTGGTGTTTGGTCGGGAGCAACCGGAAGGCCCGGCGCCGCGTTTTTCGCCGGTCCTGGCTCCTGTGATTCGAACCGTTAAGAAGTACCACCCTGAGGAAGATCTTGAGGTGTTGCAGCGGGCCTTCCAGGTGGCGAATCACTATCACCGGGGGCAGAAGCGTAAGAGCGGGGACCCTTACATTACCCACCCGGTAGCTGTGACCACTATCTTGGCTGAGATTGGTGCTACCGGCCCTGTGCTGGTCGCGGGTCTGTTGCACGATACCGTGGAGGATACCGACTATACGCAGGAGCAGCTGACTGCTGACTTTGGCCCGGAGGTTGCCTACCTGGTTGATGGGGTGACCAAGCTCGATAAGGTCAGCTACGGCGATAACGCCCCCATTGAGACAATTCGCAAGCTGGTTATCTCGATGTCGCAGGATGTGCGCGTGCTACTCATCAAGCTGGCTGACCGTCTGCACAATGCCCGTACCTGGCGGTTTGTATCCGGTGCTTCTGCGGCGCGTAAGGCTGAGGAGACCCTGCAGATTTATGCCCCGCTGGCCCACCGCCTGGGCTTGAACACCATCAAGTGGGAGCTGGAAGACCTCTCCTTTGCCGCGATGAGCCCCGATATCTATGCTGAGATTGTGCGAATGGTGGGCGAGCGTACCCCTAAGCTCGAAAAGTACCTGGCCGAGGCCCGCGTGACGATTGAGGATCGCTTGGCCCAGGTGGGTCTTGAGGCCACCGTGACGGGCCGCCCCAAGCACTATTACTCGATTCATCAGAAGATGAAGACCAAGGGTAAGAGCTTCGACGATATCAACGATATTCTGGCCGTGCGCATCATGGTCGAGGATGAGAACGATTGCTATACCGCCCTGGGGCATGTGATGTCCCTGTGGATGGCGGTTCCTGGGCGCTTCAAGGATTACATCAAGCAGCCTAAGCACAACCACTACCAGTCGCTGCACATGACGGTGCACGGGCCCGGCGGCCTGCCCCTGGAAATCCAGATTCGCACCTACAAGATGCACGAAGAGGCCGAGTATGGTGTGGCTGCCCACTGGCGTTACAAGGCTGCTTCTCGCGGGGAGAAGGTGGATCTTTCCTTCAAGGAGCCAGGCACTCAGACCGCCGCCTTCAATATCGGCATCTTGCAGTCGATATCTGAGATTTCTAACTCTAATCCCGAGTCTGAGCAGTTCTACCAGCAGCTGTCTGAGCGGCTTGAGACCGACGAGATTGTGGTGCTGACCCCGCAGGGTAAGCCCATTAGCCTGCCGGTGGGCTCTACCCCCGTTGACTTTGCCTACGCTATCCACACTGAGGTGGGGGACCGCACTATCGGTGCTAAGGTCAACGGCAAGCTGGTTCCCTTGCACACCGAGCTCGAAACCGCCTCAACGGTTGAGATTCAGACAACTAAGGACGAGAACCACGCCCCGAGCGAGGACTGGCTCAAGTTCGTGCGCACCAGCAAGGCCCGCACCAAGATTCGCCAGCACTACGCTAAGGGCCGTCGTATCGAGGCCATGAACCGGGGCAAGGAGCGCGTGGTCAAGGCTATGCGCCAGCACGAGTTGCCTCTGACCAAGATGATGACGCCCGAGCTTATGCTGCAGGTGGCCCAGGACTTGCACAAGCACGATGTGGCCACCCTCTACCACGCTGTGGGCGAGAACGAGGTGGAGACCCAGGCCGTCATTACCTCTCTGGTCAACCTCTACTACGGCGAGGACGAGGTCGACCAGACTGTTGAACTCGATAGCTTCGACGCCTCGCTGGTATCTAACCGCCGCTCGGTGGGCGATGACAACGGTGTGGTGGTACCCGGGGCCGAGGGTATTCTGACTAAGATTGCCCGCTGCTGCACCCCCGTCCCCCCGGACGACATCGTCGGTATTGTCACCCGCTTGCAGGGCATCTCTGTGCACCGTACTGACTGCCCCAATGTGTTGAGTCAGGCCGATGACCCCCGCCAGACCGCGGTGGAGTGGGCCTCTAACAGTAACTCCGTCTACCGGGTGTCGATCCAGGTGGAGGGCATCGACCGTAAGGCCCTGCTCTCAGATACCATCCGGGTTATTTCTGAGGCCGGCTGCAATATTGTGGATGCCAAGGTGCACACCAGCGACGAACGTTTTGTGGTCAACCGGTACACCGTGGAGCTCTCAGATCGGTTCATGATGGAGCACCTGCTCAATCAGATTCGCAACGTTCCCGGTATTTACAACGCCTACCGGCTGACAGGTTCCCGTCCGCTCATGAACCAGCATGGCTAG
- a CDS encoding DUF349 domain-containing protein, whose protein sequence is MITQSDDTTLNVDLVKARKFGRVDEDGHVFVIVDGEEYAVGQVPGASADEALGYFARKFENFEAQVALLEERVERKAKAADLQKAAAHLGQQVAVRNMVGDYTALQERLVALVGKINEREEAEKTESAEARQAALEAREAIVSEAEAIVAKDDSAIHWKNSHARMNELFEEWKKTQKEHHLAKSIEDELWKRFRAARTSFDRRRRAHFSQLDEANAKAKRVKEALIAEAEALQNSTDWAATAAKYRDLMDQWKAAPRGTRKEDDALWARFRAAQDVFFDARTAVNAELDKEFEANLQAKEALLEEARGILPVTDIAAAKKALEGILDRWEAIGRVPRNSVRRVEQELRKVQDEIHRAENAKWQKTDPAKQARANSMLTQLEDAIAGLEADLAKAEASGNAQKVKKAQEALDARKQWLETLKASSAEFNA, encoded by the coding sequence GTGATTACCCAATCCGACGACACCACCCTCAACGTAGACCTCGTCAAGGCCCGTAAGTTTGGCCGCGTGGACGAGGACGGCCACGTTTTCGTAATCGTTGACGGTGAAGAATACGCAGTAGGCCAGGTACCCGGCGCGTCTGCCGACGAAGCCCTCGGCTACTTTGCCCGCAAGTTTGAGAACTTCGAAGCCCAGGTTGCTCTGCTCGAAGAGCGCGTAGAGCGCAAGGCCAAAGCCGCTGACCTGCAGAAGGCAGCTGCCCACCTGGGCCAGCAGGTTGCTGTACGCAACATGGTAGGCGACTACACTGCCCTGCAGGAACGCCTGGTTGCCCTGGTTGGTAAGATCAACGAGCGTGAGGAAGCAGAGAAGACCGAGAGCGCCGAGGCTCGCCAGGCAGCTCTTGAAGCCCGCGAGGCCATTGTGTCTGAGGCTGAAGCTATCGTGGCTAAGGACGACTCCGCTATTCACTGGAAGAACTCCCACGCCCGCATGAACGAGCTATTCGAAGAGTGGAAGAAAACCCAGAAGGAACACCACCTGGCCAAGAGCATCGAGGACGAGCTGTGGAAGCGTTTCCGCGCTGCTCGCACCAGCTTTGACCGCCGCCGCCGCGCCCACTTCTCCCAGCTCGATGAGGCTAATGCCAAGGCTAAGCGTGTTAAGGAAGCTCTCATCGCTGAGGCCGAGGCCCTGCAGAACTCCACCGACTGGGCAGCAACCGCCGCTAAGTACCGCGATCTGATGGACCAGTGGAAGGCAGCTCCCCGTGGCACCCGCAAGGAAGATGACGCCCTGTGGGCCCGTTTCCGTGCAGCCCAGGACGTCTTCTTTGACGCCCGCACTGCGGTGAACGCTGAGCTGGATAAGGAATTTGAGGCTAACCTGCAGGCTAAGGAAGCCCTGCTGGAAGAGGCCCGCGGCATCCTGCCTGTCACCGATATCGCTGCGGCTAAGAAGGCCCTTGAGGGTATTCTGGACCGCTGGGAAGCTATCGGACGCGTCCCCCGCAACTCCGTGCGCCGCGTAGAGCAGGAGCTACGCAAGGTTCAGGACGAAATCCACCGCGCCGAGAATGCTAAGTGGCAGAAGACTGACCCCGCTAAGCAAGCTCGCGCTAACTCCATGCTGACCCAGCTCGAAGACGCGATCGCCGGTCTTGAAGCCGACCTGGCTAAGGCTGAGGCTAGTGGTAATGCCCAGAAGGTCAAGAAGGCCCAGGAAGCCCTGGATGCCCGCAAGCAGTGGCTTGAAACCCTTAAGGCTTCTTCTGCTGAGTTCAATGCCTAA
- the hisS gene encoding histidine--tRNA ligase gives MARKQSLSGFPEHLPEERLVENFVLDTLRETFELHGFSSIETRSVETIEQLLRKGDIDKEVYAVSRLLDDADEARGGKKEKLALHFDLTVPFARYVVENAGYLSFPFMRYQIQKVWRGERPQEGRAREFTQADVDVVGDGALPFRYDVELALVIVDALSKLPIPDFKLRVNNRKLSEGFYLGLGLTDTAGVLRNIDKLEKIGADAVAQLLKDEVGATDEQAAAALKLASIRAEDTSFADQVRALGVTHDLLEEGLAELTEVIGEAAKRAPGKVVADLSIARGLDYYTGTVYETVLVGHEQLGSICSGGRYESLASNGKKTYPGVGLSIGVTRLVARILSQGFAEATRKVPTAALIALTNDEMWSGAQDVADALRARGIACEVSATAAKFGKQIKYAEKRGIPFVWFTSAGENGELTHEVKDIRTGEQVAADPASWAPPAEDLHVRVLPTA, from the coding sequence ATGGCTCGCAAACAATCGCTTTCTGGTTTTCCGGAGCACCTGCCCGAGGAACGCCTGGTAGAGAATTTTGTTCTCGATACTTTGCGAGAGACCTTTGAGCTTCACGGTTTTTCGTCGATTGAGACCCGTTCGGTAGAGACCATTGAGCAGCTGCTACGCAAGGGCGATATCGATAAAGAGGTTTACGCGGTCTCCCGTCTGCTGGACGATGCGGACGAGGCCCGGGGCGGTAAGAAGGAAAAGCTGGCCCTACACTTTGACCTGACCGTGCCCTTTGCCCGCTACGTGGTAGAGAACGCCGGCTACCTTTCCTTCCCCTTCATGCGCTACCAGATTCAGAAGGTCTGGCGCGGTGAACGCCCCCAGGAGGGTCGCGCCCGCGAGTTCACCCAGGCCGACGTGGACGTCGTTGGCGACGGTGCCCTGCCCTTCCGCTACGATGTGGAACTGGCCCTGGTTATCGTCGATGCGCTCTCCAAGCTGCCGATTCCTGACTTCAAGCTGCGCGTCAATAACCGCAAGCTCTCCGAGGGCTTCTACCTGGGTCTGGGCCTCACTGATACCGCGGGTGTACTACGCAATATCGATAAGCTTGAAAAGATCGGTGCGGACGCCGTCGCTCAGCTTCTTAAGGACGAGGTCGGAGCCACTGACGAGCAGGCCGCTGCCGCCCTCAAACTTGCCAGCATCCGTGCTGAAGATACGTCTTTTGCTGACCAGGTTCGCGCCCTGGGGGTCACCCACGACCTGCTCGAAGAAGGTCTGGCTGAGCTGACCGAGGTTATCGGTGAGGCTGCCAAACGGGCCCCCGGCAAGGTGGTTGCTGACCTGTCTATTGCCCGCGGTCTGGACTACTACACCGGCACCGTCTATGAAACCGTGCTGGTGGGACACGAGCAGCTGGGTTCTATCTGCTCCGGTGGCCGCTACGAGTCTCTGGCCTCCAACGGCAAGAAGACCTACCCCGGTGTGGGCCTTTCGATCGGTGTAACCCGCCTAGTTGCCCGCATCCTGTCCCAGGGCTTTGCCGAAGCTACCCGCAAGGTGCCCACCGCCGCCCTAATTGCCTTGACCAATGACGAGATGTGGTCTGGTGCCCAGGACGTCGCCGATGCCCTGCGCGCCCGCGGTATTGCCTGCGAGGTCTCAGCCACCGCCGCTAAGTTTGGCAAGCAGATTAAGTACGCCGAGAAGCGGGGCATCCCCTTCGTCTGGTTTACCTCGGCAGGGGAGAACGGCGAGCTCACCCACGAAGTAAAAGACATCCGCACCGGCGAGCAGGTAGCAGCAGACCCGGCCAGCTGGGCCCCACCGGCTGAGGACCTGCACGTGCGCGTGCTCCCTACCGCCTAA
- the aspS gene encoding aspartate--tRNA ligase → MLRTHTLGELTAENIGETVTLSGWVARRRDHGGVAFVDLRDREGVTQVVFHNEADFEHLRNEYVLKVVGEVTRRPEGNENPNLTTGDIEVMVKQTEVLNTSAPLPFQIDEHVEVGEEARLKYRYLDLRRPEPARLMRLRSEANRAAREVLHGQNFTEVETPTLTRSTPEGARDFLVPARLAPGSWYALPQSPQLFKQLLQVGGIEKYYQIARCYRDEDFRADRQPEFTQLDIEASFVDQEDIIDLGERIVEAVWNLIDVKVPRPIERITYKDAMEKYGSDKPDLRFGLELTELTDYFKDTTFRVFKAPYVGAVVMPGGASQARRTLDAWQEWAKQRGAKGLAYVLIQEDGELTGPVAKNITDAEREGLAEATGAKPGDCIFFAAGEAKASRALLGAARVEIGHRTGLIKDGDWSFVWVVDAPMFESAADATASGDVALGHSAWTAVHHAFTSPKPEYLDSFDENPSEALAYAYDIVCNGNEIGGGSIRIHQRDVQERVFKVMGITEEEAAEKFGFLLEAFSFGAPPMGGIAFGWDRVLQLIGGTDSIRDVIAFPKTGGGYDPLTAAPAPITAQQRKEAGVDFKPKKDGEK, encoded by the coding sequence GTGCTACGCACTCACACCCTCGGCGAACTCACCGCCGAGAACATCGGAGAAACCGTTACCCTCTCTGGCTGGGTAGCCCGCCGTCGCGACCACGGTGGCGTGGCTTTCGTTGATCTGCGTGACCGCGAAGGCGTCACCCAGGTGGTCTTCCACAACGAAGCCGACTTCGAGCACCTGCGCAACGAGTACGTCCTCAAGGTCGTGGGCGAAGTAACCCGCCGCCCCGAGGGCAACGAAAACCCCAACCTCACTACCGGTGACATCGAGGTTATGGTCAAGCAGACTGAGGTGCTCAACACCTCAGCTCCCCTGCCCTTCCAGATCGATGAGCACGTAGAAGTGGGCGAAGAAGCCCGCCTCAAGTACCGTTACCTGGACCTGCGCCGCCCCGAGCCTGCCCGCCTGATGCGTCTGCGCTCAGAAGCGAACCGCGCAGCCCGCGAGGTGCTGCACGGCCAGAACTTCACCGAGGTTGAGACCCCCACCCTGACCCGCTCCACCCCCGAAGGTGCCCGCGACTTCCTGGTGCCCGCACGCCTGGCACCCGGCTCCTGGTACGCCCTGCCCCAGTCACCCCAGCTCTTCAAGCAGCTGCTGCAGGTGGGCGGTATCGAGAAGTACTACCAGATTGCCCGCTGCTACCGTGACGAGGACTTCCGCGCCGACCGTCAGCCCGAATTCACCCAGCTGGACATCGAAGCCTCTTTCGTTGACCAGGAAGACATCATCGACCTGGGTGAGCGTATCGTTGAGGCCGTCTGGAACCTGATTGACGTGAAGGTTCCCCGCCCCATCGAGCGTATTACCTACAAGGACGCCATGGAGAAGTACGGCTCTGACAAGCCCGACCTGCGCTTCGGCCTGGAGCTCACCGAGCTGACCGACTACTTCAAGGACACCACCTTCCGCGTCTTCAAGGCACCCTACGTCGGTGCCGTTGTGATGCCCGGTGGTGCTTCCCAGGCCCGCCGCACTCTGGATGCCTGGCAGGAATGGGCCAAGCAGCGCGGCGCTAAGGGTCTTGCCTACGTACTGATTCAGGAGGACGGCGAGCTGACCGGCCCCGTTGCCAAGAACATCACCGACGCTGAGCGTGAGGGCCTGGCTGAGGCTACCGGTGCCAAGCCCGGCGACTGCATCTTCTTCGCAGCCGGTGAGGCCAAGGCCTCCCGTGCCCTGCTGGGTGCAGCCCGCGTTGAGATTGGCCACCGCACCGGCCTGATTAAGGACGGCGATTGGTCCTTCGTCTGGGTAGTGGATGCCCCCATGTTTGAGTCAGCAGCTGACGCAACCGCGTCCGGCGACGTTGCCCTGGGCCACTCAGCCTGGACCGCCGTGCACCACGCCTTCACCTCACCGAAGCCCGAGTACCTGGACTCCTTCGACGAGAACCCTAGTGAGGCCCTGGCCTACGCCTACGACATTGTCTGCAACGGTAACGAAATTGGTGGCGGTTCGATCCGTATCCACCAGCGTGACGTGCAGGAACGTGTCTTTAAGGTCATGGGTATTACCGAGGAAGAGGCTGCCGAGAAGTTCGGCTTCCTGCTGGAGGCCTTCAGCTTCGGTGCGCCCCCCATGGGCGGTATCGCCTTCGGCTGGGACCGAGTGCTGCAGCTAATCGGTGGCACCGACTCCATCCGCGATGTGATTGCTTTTCCCAAGACCGGTGGCGGCTACGACCCGCTGACCGCAGCTCCTGCTCCTATTACTGCCCAGCAGCGTAAGGAAGCCGGCGTTGACTTCAAGCCCAAGAAGGACGGCGAGAAGTAA
- the dtd gene encoding D-aminoacyl-tRNA deacylase: MRAVIQRVTSASVTVDGETVGAIDRPGLLALVGITHTDGPAQVAKLAEKTANLRLLVGERSVLDEGAPVLVVSQFTLYGDGKKGRRPSWSAAAPGPVSEPLFNDYVQALRDLGVTIETGRFGADMQVNLTNDGPVTLILDTDSL; encoded by the coding sequence ATGCGCGCAGTTATTCAACGGGTTACCTCAGCATCCGTCACTGTCGACGGTGAAACGGTGGGCGCAATCGACCGGCCCGGCCTGCTGGCTCTGGTGGGTATTACGCATACGGACGGCCCCGCCCAGGTTGCCAAGCTCGCAGAAAAGACCGCCAACCTGCGGCTTTTAGTGGGGGAGCGGTCTGTGCTTGATGAGGGTGCCCCGGTGCTGGTGGTGAGCCAGTTTACCCTCTATGGGGATGGGAAGAAGGGGCGGCGTCCGTCCTGGTCTGCGGCAGCGCCCGGCCCCGTGAGCGAGCCCCTCTTTAATGACTATGTTCAGGCCCTGCGTGACCTGGGGGTAACCATTGAGACCGGCAGGTTCGGTGCCGATATGCAGGTGAACCTGACCAACGACGGCCCCGTCACTCTGATTCTCGATACTGACTCTCTCTAA